A single Saccharolobus shibatae B12 DNA region contains:
- a CDS encoding DUF47 domain-containing protein — MFKLRLNNKEEEVFERITFTAELIGEAVKILQNEVDHVRKGEYDQIPADLIKIKSIHERAGMLREEILSTLYGEAFLPDFKESMVMLAQALFNTLSSVKDAARALGSRKVDVKCITILSDMLITYLALVNEASLKIHELTRHLGSDVEVSLKLSREIQAMEREGDDIKDTLLQRLYEIEKEIDIISILQMKDVIIFIDDILDSLEDATLSVEIFYATLKS; from the coding sequence ATGTTTAAATTAAGACTAAATAATAAGGAAGAAGAGGTATTTGAGAGAATTACCTTTACTGCAGAACTAATAGGCGAAGCAGTAAAGATTTTGCAAAATGAAGTAGATCATGTAAGAAAGGGGGAATACGATCAAATTCCCGCAGATTTAATTAAAATTAAATCTATTCACGAAAGAGCTGGAATGTTACGTGAGGAAATACTTTCAACTCTTTATGGAGAGGCATTTTTACCAGACTTTAAGGAATCAATGGTAATGTTGGCTCAAGCCCTTTTTAATACTTTGAGTTCCGTAAAAGACGCGGCTAGGGCTTTGGGGTCTAGGAAGGTTGATGTAAAATGTATTACAATTCTATCAGATATGCTAATTACGTATCTAGCATTGGTCAATGAGGCATCACTTAAGATCCACGAATTAACGAGGCATTTAGGATCAGATGTTGAAGTTTCATTAAAACTAAGTAGGGAAATACAAGCAATGGAGAGAGAAGGGGATGATATTAAAGATACTCTTCTGCAGAGGCTTTATGAGATAGAGAAAGAGATTGATATTATAAGTATATTGCAAATGAAAGATGTAATCATATTTATAGACGATATATTGGATTCGTTAGAAGATGCTACATTAAGTGTGGAAATATTCTACGCTACATTAAAGTCCTAA
- a CDS encoding inorganic phosphate transporter: MVITIIISTQNIIEYLLFIVGLISSYVIGANNNATSLGILFATNAIKRRYAYILNMISILVGVVLGSLTMLHSVYGVVYGNSLYVAIAIFTALSSSIITFYYLNKSGIPSSLSQTFYPSIAILTLISHGFIELDWIKFWVIVSSWIISPLVAIGFSLLLYLTLNKVISAETRIIKQIAIYRNLILFSSAFTSFIVGANAIGIIVSSALLSAPAYLVIPLYGISAALGVLTSQRIAIRVGFRITKLGYLGASSALIGSNVINEIFTILGIPLSITQTIVGGIVGLSFRSFTSDVRKQVMQIFRSWATSPIFAIILSLAIFGVIKSILGL; the protein is encoded by the coding sequence ATGGTAATCACAATAATAATCTCAACGCAGAACATTATTGAATATCTATTATTTATTGTAGGACTAATATCCAGTTACGTGATAGGAGCGAACAATAATGCAACGTCATTAGGTATATTGTTTGCAACTAATGCCATCAAAAGAAGATATGCTTACATATTAAATATGATATCTATTTTAGTAGGTGTAGTATTAGGTAGTTTAACTATGCTACATAGTGTTTATGGGGTAGTATATGGAAATAGTTTGTACGTGGCTATAGCTATTTTTACCGCATTATCCTCATCAATAATCACCTTTTATTATTTAAATAAATCAGGTATCCCTTCCTCTTTAAGCCAAACGTTTTATCCATCAATTGCGATACTAACCTTAATATCGCATGGATTTATAGAGTTAGACTGGATAAAATTCTGGGTGATAGTAAGCTCGTGGATTATCTCGCCATTAGTTGCAATTGGATTTTCCCTTCTATTATATTTAACGTTGAATAAGGTTATAAGTGCAGAGACTCGTATTATTAAACAGATTGCAATATATAGAAACCTTATACTATTCTCGTCAGCCTTTACATCATTTATAGTTGGAGCTAATGCGATAGGTATAATAGTATCTTCTGCACTACTCTCTGCTCCAGCATACCTTGTGATACCTCTTTATGGTATATCTGCAGCATTAGGAGTTTTGACTAGTCAAAGAATAGCAATAAGGGTAGGATTTCGTATAACTAAATTAGGATATTTAGGTGCGTCATCAGCATTAATAGGAAGTAATGTTATAAATGAAATTTTCACAATTCTAGGAATACCTCTATCGATAACTCAAACCATAGTTGGTGGTATAGTAGGGCTTAGTTTTAGAAGTTTTACATCTGATGTTAGAAAACAAGTAATGCAGATATTTAGGAGTTGGGCCACATCTCCAATTTTCGCTATAATACTTTCATTGGCAATATTTGGAGTAATAAAGAGTATATTAGGACTTTAA
- a CDS encoding ribbon-helix-helix domain-containing protein has protein sequence MFMYLYHILFMIHMTSLKKVDDQTFELEITGTVTISFKLEDEFIRKVDNIARDLGYTNRSDFIRDAIIYYLGYLKRNGNHNNNLNAEHY, from the coding sequence ATGTTTATGTACTTATATCATATACTATTTATGATTCATATGACGAGCTTGAAAAAGGTGGATGACCAAACATTTGAGTTAGAAATTACCGGGACAGTGACGATATCTTTTAAATTGGAGGACGAGTTTATAAGAAAAGTCGATAATATTGCAAGAGACTTAGGATATACTAACAGAAGCGATTTTATAAGAGATGCCATAATCTACTATTTAGGGTACCTAAAAAGAAATGGTAATCACAATAATAATCTCAACGCAGAACATTATTGA
- the hel308 gene encoding ATP-dependent DNA helicase Hel308 codes for MSLELEWMSVEDLKLPSNVIDIIKNRGIKKLNPPQTEAVKKGLLDGNRLLLTSPTGSGKTLIAEMGIISFLLKNGGKAIYVTPLRALTNEKYLTFKDWESIGFKVAMTSGDYDTDDAWLKNYDIIITTYEKLDSLWRHRPDWLNEVNYFVLDELHYLNDPERGPVVESVTIRAKRRNLLALSATISNYKQIAKWLGAEPVATNWRPVPLIEGVMYPERKKKEYTILFRDNTTRKVHGDDAIIAYTLDSLSKNGQVLVFRNSRKMAESTALKIANYMNFVSLDEKAISEILKQLDDIEEGGSDEKELLKSLISKGVAYHHAGLSKALRDIIEESFRKRKIKVIVATPTLAAGVNLPARTVIIGDIYRFNRKIAGYYDEIPVMEYKQMSGRAGRPGFDQIGESIIVVRDKEDVDRVFKKYILSDVEPIESKLGSERAFYTFLLGILSAEGSLSEKQLEGFVYESLLAKSLVDVYFDRAIRWLSEHSFIREENNTFTLTNFGKRVADLYINPFTADIIRKGLEGHKASCEIAYLHLLAFTPDGPLVSVGRNEEEELIELLEDLECELLVEEPYEEDEYSLYLNALKVALIMKDWIDEVDEDTILGKYNIGSGDLRNIVETMDWLTYSAYHLSKELRLDDHSDKLRVLNLRVADGVKEELLELVQIGGVGRKRARLLYNNGIKGLGDVVMNPDKVRNLLGQKLGERVVQEAARLLNRFH; via the coding sequence ATGAGCTTAGAATTAGAGTGGATGTCAGTAGAGGACCTAAAATTACCTAGTAACGTTATTGATATAATAAAAAATAGGGGTATAAAAAAACTTAACCCGCCTCAAACTGAAGCGGTAAAAAAAGGACTATTAGATGGCAATAGACTACTATTAACCTCACCTACCGGTTCTGGGAAGACACTAATAGCAGAGATGGGAATAATTTCATTTCTTCTAAAAAACGGAGGAAAAGCAATATATGTGACTCCACTTAGGGCTCTTACGAATGAAAAGTATTTAACTTTCAAGGACTGGGAATCAATAGGTTTTAAAGTAGCTATGACCTCTGGTGATTACGATACAGATGATGCTTGGTTGAAGAATTACGATATTATAATCACCACTTACGAGAAGTTAGATTCCCTATGGCGTCATAGGCCAGATTGGCTTAATGAGGTTAATTATTTCGTATTAGACGAATTACATTACCTTAATGATCCTGAAAGGGGGCCAGTGGTTGAGAGCGTCACAATAAGGGCCAAAAGGAGGAATCTATTGGCATTGAGTGCCACAATAAGTAACTACAAACAAATAGCCAAATGGCTAGGTGCAGAACCAGTGGCAACTAATTGGAGACCAGTTCCCCTCATAGAAGGTGTTATGTATCCAGAAAGGAAGAAGAAGGAATATACTATACTTTTCAGAGATAATACTACCAGGAAGGTTCACGGAGATGACGCCATAATAGCTTATACTCTAGATAGTCTAAGCAAAAATGGGCAAGTTTTAGTTTTTAGGAATTCCAGGAAAATGGCAGAAAGTACAGCATTAAAGATTGCAAATTACATGAATTTTGTAAGTTTAGATGAGAAAGCCATATCTGAGATTTTAAAACAATTGGATGATATCGAGGAAGGTGGAAGTGATGAAAAAGAGCTACTAAAATCTCTTATAAGTAAGGGAGTTGCGTATCATCACGCTGGACTATCAAAGGCGTTAAGGGATATAATAGAGGAGAGTTTCCGGAAAAGAAAAATAAAAGTGATCGTAGCAACTCCAACCTTGGCAGCTGGCGTAAATTTACCTGCTAGAACAGTAATAATAGGAGATATTTATCGATTCAATAGGAAGATAGCTGGATATTATGATGAAATTCCAGTTATGGAATATAAGCAAATGAGTGGAAGAGCTGGTAGACCTGGTTTTGATCAGATTGGCGAGTCAATAATTGTGGTAAGGGATAAAGAAGACGTAGATCGAGTATTTAAGAAATACATACTATCTGATGTTGAACCCATTGAATCTAAACTGGGTAGTGAAAGGGCATTTTACACGTTCTTACTCGGCATACTTTCTGCTGAAGGTAGTCTGAGTGAAAAACAGTTGGAAGGCTTTGTATATGAATCTCTGCTTGCAAAGTCACTAGTTGACGTTTATTTTGATAGGGCCATAAGGTGGCTATCAGAGCATTCTTTCATTAGAGAGGAAAATAATACGTTTACTTTAACTAATTTTGGAAAGAGGGTTGCTGATCTATATATAAATCCATTTACTGCTGACATCATAAGAAAGGGGCTTGAGGGACATAAGGCTTCGTGTGAAATAGCTTACCTCCATTTACTAGCGTTTACTCCAGATGGACCATTAGTATCAGTTGGAAGGAATGAGGAAGAAGAGCTAATTGAATTGCTGGAAGACCTAGAGTGTGAGCTGTTAGTAGAGGAACCTTATGAGGAAGACGAATATTCCCTTTACTTAAATGCGTTAAAAGTGGCGTTGATAATGAAGGATTGGATAGATGAAGTTGACGAAGATACCATATTGGGTAAATATAACATAGGTTCTGGAGATTTGAGAAATATCGTTGAAACTATGGACTGGTTAACCTATAGTGCTTACCATTTATCTAAAGAGTTAAGGTTAGATGATCACAGCGATAAACTTAGGGTCTTGAACTTAAGAGTAGCTGATGGTGTAAAGGAAGAGCTATTAGAATTAGTTCAAATAGGTGGTGTAGGTAGGAAGAGAGCTAGATTATTGTACAATAACGGAATTAAAGGACTAGGTGATGTTGTAATGAATCCAGATAAAGTTAGGAACTTGTTAGGCCAAAAACTAGGTGAGAGAGTTGTCCAAGAGGCTGCAAGATTACTTAATAGATTTCATTAA
- a CDS encoding acyl-CoA carboxylase subunit beta, with protein sequence MALYEKPPMDKLIEDLKILKEKVYKGGGEEKINFQHGKGKLTARERLNQLFDEGTFNEILTFATTRATEFGLDKNRFYGDGVIAGWGKIDGRQVFAYAQDFTVLGGSLGETHANKIVRAYELAIKVGAPVIGINDSGGARIQEGALSLEGYGAVFKMNVMASGVIPQITIMAGPAAGGAVYSPALTDFLIMIKGDAYYMFVTGPEITKVSIGEEVSYQDLGGAIVHATKSGVVHFVAENEQDAINITKRLLSYLPSNNMEEPPYVDTGDPADRAVQSAESIVPTDSVKPFDIRELIYNIVDNSEFLEVHKLWAQNITVGFGRINGNVVGIVANNSAYYGGAIDIDAADKAARFIRFCDAFNIPLISLVDTPGYVPGTDQEYKGIIRHGAKMLYAFSEATVPKITVIVRRSYGGAHIAMSIKSLGADLVYAWPSAEIAVTGPEGAVRILYRREIQSAQNPEELLKQKIAEYKKLFANPYWAAEKGLIDDVIEPKDTRKVIARGLEMLRNKREFRYPKKHGNIPL encoded by the coding sequence ATGGCTCTATATGAAAAACCTCCAATGGATAAATTAATTGAAGATTTGAAAATATTAAAGGAAAAGGTATATAAGGGTGGAGGAGAAGAGAAGATAAACTTCCAGCATGGTAAAGGTAAACTAACGGCAAGGGAAAGATTAAATCAGCTGTTCGATGAAGGAACGTTCAATGAAATATTGACTTTTGCCACTACTAGAGCAACTGAATTTGGGTTAGATAAGAATAGGTTTTACGGAGACGGAGTAATAGCTGGATGGGGAAAAATTGATGGTAGACAAGTTTTCGCCTATGCTCAAGACTTTACGGTACTCGGAGGAAGTCTAGGAGAAACACACGCAAATAAGATAGTTAGAGCTTATGAGCTAGCCATAAAAGTTGGTGCTCCAGTAATAGGAATAAACGATTCTGGTGGAGCAAGGATACAAGAGGGTGCACTATCGCTAGAAGGATATGGTGCAGTGTTCAAGATGAACGTAATGGCTTCTGGAGTAATTCCACAAATTACCATTATGGCAGGGCCAGCAGCTGGAGGTGCAGTCTACTCTCCTGCTCTTACTGACTTCCTAATAATGATAAAAGGAGACGCATATTACATGTTTGTAACCGGACCAGAGATTACTAAAGTATCAATAGGCGAAGAAGTGAGTTATCAAGATCTAGGTGGTGCAATAGTACACGCAACAAAATCTGGAGTAGTTCACTTTGTGGCTGAAAATGAACAAGATGCAATAAACATAACTAAGAGGTTACTGTCTTACTTGCCTTCAAATAATATGGAAGAACCTCCATATGTTGATACCGGTGATCCTGCTGATAGGGCAGTGCAGAGTGCTGAATCAATTGTACCTACAGACTCAGTAAAGCCATTTGACATAAGGGAATTAATATACAATATAGTTGACAATAGCGAATTCTTGGAAGTTCACAAATTATGGGCACAAAATATTACTGTGGGATTTGGAAGGATAAATGGAAACGTCGTGGGAATTGTCGCAAACAATTCAGCATATTATGGAGGAGCAATAGATATTGATGCTGCGGATAAGGCTGCTAGATTTATCAGATTCTGCGATGCGTTCAACATACCGTTAATAAGCTTAGTTGACACTCCAGGATATGTTCCAGGGACAGACCAAGAGTATAAAGGGATAATAAGGCATGGTGCTAAAATGTTATACGCATTCTCTGAGGCCACAGTACCAAAAATTACAGTTATTGTAAGAAGGTCTTACGGTGGTGCTCATATTGCAATGAGCATTAAAAGTTTAGGTGCTGATTTGGTTTACGCTTGGCCTTCTGCGGAGATAGCTGTAACTGGTCCAGAAGGTGCAGTTAGAATATTATATAGAAGGGAAATACAAAGTGCTCAAAATCCAGAGGAACTCTTGAAACAAAAAATTGCAGAGTATAAGAAATTGTTCGCTAATCCTTATTGGGCAGCCGAGAAAGGTTTAATAGATGACGTCATTGAGCCTAAGGACACCAGAAAGGTAATAGCTAGAGGATTAGAAATGTTAAGAAATAAGAGGGAATTCAGATACCCCAAGAAACATGGCAACATACCTCTCTGA
- a CDS encoding acetyl-CoA carboxylase biotin carboxyl carrier protein subunit encodes MRLFRLYSELGDTYLVSYEQSGNSLDKIKIGDKNYEVKYLGPGNRENEYLFEINGKKYYVFIESDGTLIFNNQDFLRLDKVTEIPVKGEERVEEIIRGKEGEIVSPLFGRIVKIRVKEGDAVNKGQPLLSIEAMKAETVISSPIGGIVQKILIKEGQGVKKGDILIVIK; translated from the coding sequence ATGAGGCTGTTTAGACTTTATAGCGAATTGGGAGATACGTATTTAGTATCCTATGAACAGAGCGGCAACAGTCTTGATAAAATAAAAATAGGAGATAAAAATTATGAAGTAAAATATCTAGGACCAGGCAATAGGGAAAATGAGTATTTATTTGAGATTAATGGGAAAAAATATTATGTTTTCATAGAGTCTGATGGTACTTTGATCTTCAACAATCAAGATTTCTTAAGGTTAGATAAGGTAACTGAAATTCCAGTAAAAGGAGAAGAAAGAGTTGAGGAAATAATTAGAGGAAAGGAAGGAGAAATTGTATCTCCATTATTTGGAAGGATAGTTAAAATTAGAGTAAAGGAAGGAGATGCAGTAAATAAGGGTCAACCTTTGTTATCCATTGAAGCGATGAAGGCAGAAACGGTAATCTCATCGCCAATAGGTGGGATCGTGCAAAAAATTCTGATCAAGGAAGGACAAGGTGTAAAGAAGGGAGATATTTTAATTGTTATAAAATAG
- a CDS encoding acetyl-CoA carboxylase biotin carboxylase subunit, giving the protein MPPFNKVLVANRGEIAIRVMKAVKEMGMKAVAVYSDADKYSPHVKYADEAYWIGPPPALESYLNIERIIDAAEKAHADAVHPGYGFLSENASFVEAVEKAGMVFIGPSASVMNRIKDKLEGKMIARKAGVPTSPGPLSPIENVDEALKIAGEIGYPIMLKAAGGGAGVGIIKVDNPSELAEAFERSKRLAYSAFGRAEIYIEKAAIKPKHIETQLIGDKYGNYVVAFERECTIQRRNQKLIEEAPSPSIKEEERKEIIEASIRFGKEINYFTLGTMEFVFSPVTHEFYFLEINKRVQVEHTVTEFITGIDLVKLQIRLAAGEYLPFSQEDLKIRGHAIQFRINAEDPLNNFTPQSGYITYYKEPTGPGVRVDSGIEVGSWVPPYYDPLVSKLIVYGQSRDYAIQVGLRALNDYKIGGVKTTIPLYKLILQDPDFWEGNFTTAYIPEKAEYFTAKLKEEQEMQIAIAISIYNRGLMKKKTEQKAPISTSNGKSNWKTYGIISQSSPRVLW; this is encoded by the coding sequence ATGCCACCCTTTAATAAAGTTCTCGTAGCCAATAGAGGAGAAATTGCCATAAGGGTTATGAAAGCCGTAAAAGAAATGGGAATGAAGGCAGTTGCTGTATATTCTGATGCTGATAAATATTCTCCCCACGTTAAATATGCAGATGAAGCTTATTGGATAGGACCACCCCCAGCTTTAGAAAGTTACCTGAATATTGAAAGAATTATCGATGCGGCAGAAAAGGCTCATGCAGATGCTGTACATCCCGGTTATGGGTTTCTTTCTGAAAACGCGTCTTTTGTAGAAGCTGTTGAAAAAGCTGGAATGGTGTTTATAGGACCTTCTGCTTCTGTAATGAATAGAATCAAGGACAAATTGGAAGGAAAGATGATAGCTAGAAAGGCTGGTGTCCCCACGTCCCCTGGACCTTTATCACCAATTGAAAATGTAGATGAGGCGTTAAAGATAGCTGGGGAAATAGGATATCCCATAATGTTGAAGGCTGCGGGAGGCGGAGCAGGAGTGGGTATTATAAAGGTTGATAATCCTAGTGAACTAGCTGAGGCTTTTGAAAGAAGCAAAAGATTAGCGTACTCTGCCTTTGGCAGGGCAGAAATTTACATAGAAAAGGCTGCTATAAAACCAAAACACATTGAAACACAATTGATAGGAGATAAGTATGGAAATTACGTAGTCGCCTTTGAAAGAGAATGCACAATTCAAAGAAGGAACCAGAAGTTAATTGAAGAAGCTCCCTCACCGTCCATTAAAGAAGAGGAAAGAAAGGAGATTATTGAGGCGTCAATAAGATTTGGGAAAGAAATTAACTACTTTACCTTAGGTACCATGGAGTTCGTGTTCTCACCAGTTACTCATGAATTTTACTTCTTAGAAATTAATAAAAGAGTTCAAGTAGAGCACACAGTCACTGAGTTCATAACTGGAATAGACTTAGTCAAATTACAGATAAGACTAGCTGCTGGCGAATATTTGCCTTTTTCCCAAGAGGATTTGAAAATAAGAGGACATGCAATACAGTTCAGAATTAACGCTGAGGACCCATTAAATAACTTCACGCCTCAATCCGGATACATAACCTATTATAAGGAACCAACTGGTCCCGGTGTGAGAGTGGATAGTGGTATAGAAGTTGGTTCATGGGTTCCACCATATTATGATCCCCTTGTTTCCAAGTTAATTGTTTATGGGCAAAGTAGAGATTATGCCATTCAAGTCGGACTAAGGGCTCTAAACGATTATAAAATAGGAGGAGTTAAAACTACAATTCCATTATATAAGTTGATCTTGCAAGATCCAGACTTCTGGGAAGGTAATTTCACTACTGCATATATCCCTGAGAAAGCAGAGTACTTCACGGCCAAATTAAAAGAAGAACAAGAGATGCAAATTGCAATAGCCATTTCTATTTATAATAGGGGATTGATGAAGAAAAAGACTGAACAGAAAGCACCCATCTCAACTAGTAATGGTAAAAGTAATTGGAAAACTTATGGTATCATATCACAATCCTCTCCAAGGGTGTTGTGGTAA
- a CDS encoding ABC transporter permease subunit, with amino-acid sequence MNELVMIFLASVASLGRVFLTIWLSIITGWFLGYIAIKSKVFENIYISVVEVFESVPVISFFPVVLIFFVYKIGGYIGIELAVDFLVFTAVVWNIWIGIYQAFKTVPSDLLEVSENYRLGFLGKMSRLYIPYSWPRIAANLIPSFADAFFYITVSEVFSIGSSSYHVFGIGTLIGEFTASQEYNLALEGLGILAILIIIFTYLLRRFANYTVSKYGLDTEVKVTKRGRMRIRYTTRMSNTIAPFVKLSKYVTRIGSRGAISEEETRRNLPWRYLGIGISVLLLGLLVYGAFSTISSVPQSVWLSLISTTPNILFNLLIDYARVLFIAIVSLVFSIFLGYFLATRERVEKVLIPVIQTYASFPAPAYFPLVFTATISFIHGVFGSWTDEFYVILLGFISTFYYVFYSYWLGIKNMPSQYWEIMKNYNFSFWQKLRYVIVPSTFPYIIAGLSSTINSAWGGLAIGEYWKISNSYTLQVSHGIMKSIAVATANGNVPLAAWDSLIFGIVVIIYSIFFTRKMMDLARQKYVAEEGIYLA; translated from the coding sequence ATGAATGAGCTTGTAATGATATTTTTGGCCTCCGTCGCATCATTAGGTAGGGTTTTTCTTACAATATGGTTGTCAATAATTACTGGGTGGTTTCTAGGGTATATAGCAATAAAAAGTAAAGTATTTGAAAATATTTATATTTCAGTAGTAGAAGTTTTCGAATCTGTTCCAGTTATTTCATTCTTTCCAGTTGTTTTAATATTCTTTGTGTATAAGATAGGTGGATATATCGGTATAGAATTAGCAGTAGATTTTCTAGTTTTCACTGCTGTAGTATGGAATATATGGATAGGGATATACCAAGCTTTCAAGACCGTTCCAAGCGACCTTTTAGAAGTTAGCGAAAACTACAGATTAGGCTTTCTGGGTAAAATGTCAAGACTATATATCCCTTACTCATGGCCTAGAATAGCGGCAAATCTTATACCAAGTTTCGCAGATGCGTTCTTCTATATAACCGTTAGTGAGGTTTTCTCAATAGGCAGCTCTAGTTATCACGTATTCGGTATAGGTACGCTAATTGGGGAGTTTACCGCATCGCAAGAATATAATCTAGCCTTAGAAGGATTAGGGATTCTTGCAATTTTAATAATTATATTTACATATTTATTAAGAAGATTTGCCAATTATACAGTATCCAAGTATGGGTTGGACACTGAAGTAAAAGTGACTAAAAGAGGTAGAATGAGAATAAGATATACCACGAGAATGTCAAATACGATAGCCCCTTTCGTCAAACTATCTAAATATGTAACAAGAATTGGAAGTAGGGGTGCAATCAGTGAAGAAGAGACTAGGAGGAACTTACCTTGGAGATATTTGGGCATTGGAATCTCGGTGCTTTTATTGGGATTATTAGTTTATGGTGCTTTCTCCACAATTTCCTCAGTACCTCAATCTGTTTGGCTTTCCCTAATCTCAACTACCCCTAACATCCTTTTTAACCTTTTAATAGACTATGCAAGAGTACTTTTTATTGCAATTGTTAGCCTAGTATTCTCAATATTTCTAGGATATTTCCTTGCAACCCGTGAAAGAGTAGAGAAAGTATTAATTCCGGTAATACAGACCTACGCATCTTTTCCAGCTCCAGCTTACTTTCCATTAGTTTTCACAGCTACCATAAGTTTTATTCATGGTGTATTTGGAAGTTGGACGGATGAATTCTACGTAATACTCTTGGGTTTCATTTCAACTTTCTATTATGTTTTCTATAGTTATTGGCTAGGAATAAAGAACATGCCTAGTCAGTACTGGGAGATAATGAAGAACTATAATTTCTCTTTCTGGCAGAAATTGAGATATGTGATTGTGCCTTCAACATTTCCTTATATAATTGCTGGGCTTTCCAGTACGATTAACAGCGCATGGGGAGGTTTAGCGATAGGAGAATATTGGAAAATTTCAAACAGTTATACATTACAAGTCAGTCACGGTATAATGAAGAGCATTGCAGTTGCTACCGCAAATGGAAATGTTCCTCTTGCAGCCTGGGATTCGTTAATATTTGGAATAGTGGTAATAATTTACTCAATATTCTTCACAAGAAAAATGATGGATTTAGCAAGGCAGAAATACGTTGCAGAGGAAGGAATTTATTTAGCCTAA
- a CDS encoding ABC transporter ATP-binding protein, producing the protein MYTKDRELIAIVGPSGIGKSTLLRVLGGFVKPLKGEIRLLGKKVTSPTPKIALIHQSIATFPWLTALENVKLGLKYRKLPKEEEDRLAKHMLEVVGLQGFEDFYPKQMSGGMRQRIAIARALAASPLVLLMDEPFSHLDELTAEGLRQEVHSMLFNESTTLHSVVLVSHNLSEVVELADRVYVLNGRPATVIGEVEIKLERPRNPKDENFQEYLDILYALLTPVKKGGNNNE; encoded by the coding sequence ATGTATACTAAGGATAGGGAGCTTATAGCTATAGTAGGTCCGTCTGGGATTGGTAAATCAACACTCCTAAGAGTATTAGGAGGATTCGTAAAACCACTTAAGGGGGAAATTCGACTGCTAGGAAAAAAGGTAACTAGCCCAACGCCAAAAATTGCACTAATACACCAGTCAATAGCCACTTTTCCTTGGTTAACTGCATTGGAAAATGTTAAACTAGGCTTAAAATATAGGAAATTACCCAAAGAAGAAGAAGACAGATTAGCTAAGCATATGCTAGAAGTAGTAGGACTTCAAGGTTTTGAGGACTTTTATCCAAAACAAATGAGTGGAGGAATGAGACAAAGAATAGCAATAGCTAGAGCCTTAGCTGCTAGCCCACTAGTACTTTTAATGGATGAACCATTTTCACACCTAGATGAGTTAACTGCAGAGGGTTTAAGGCAAGAAGTACATTCCATGCTATTTAATGAATCTACTACACTTCACAGCGTAGTTTTAGTATCTCATAATTTGAGCGAAGTGGTGGAATTAGCTGACAGAGTTTACGTTCTAAACGGAAGACCAGCTACAGTAATTGGAGAAGTAGAAATAAAATTAGAAAGGCCAAGAAACCCAAAGGATGAAAATTTTCAAGAGTATTTAGATATACTTTACGCCCTCTTAACTCCAGTAAAGAAAGGAGGGAACAATAATGAATGA
- a CDS encoding 3-isopropylmalate dehydratase small subunit, whose protein sequence is MIIEGPVIKFGDKIDTDIIIPARYLKYTDPQYLAQHVMEPLDPEFYKKASKGVIIVAGKVFGMGSSREQAAIALKAAGVKAIVAESFARIFYRNAINNGLPVITLPNSTKEINENSYVKINVETGEILVGNKVLKGKGITGMALEILQAGGIMEYLKKMQTVNRN, encoded by the coding sequence ATGATAATAGAAGGTCCAGTAATTAAGTTTGGTGATAAAATAGATACTGATATAATAATTCCAGCTAGGTACTTAAAATATACTGACCCACAGTACTTAGCCCAGCACGTTATGGAACCATTAGACCCAGAGTTTTATAAGAAGGCATCAAAGGGTGTTATAATAGTTGCGGGTAAAGTATTTGGAATGGGGTCCTCAAGAGAACAAGCTGCTATAGCCCTAAAGGCTGCTGGAGTTAAGGCAATAGTTGCTGAGTCATTCGCTAGAATATTCTATAGGAATGCGATAAATAATGGTTTACCAGTCATAACGTTGCCTAATTCCACGAAGGAGATCAATGAAAACAGTTACGTCAAAATTAACGTGGAGACTGGTGAAATCTTGGTTGGTAATAAGGTGCTTAAGGGAAAGGGCATAACAGGGATGGCACTAGAGATTCTACAAGCAGGAGGAATAATGGAATATCTAAAGAAGATGCAGACAGTTAACCGAAACTAA